A single genomic interval of Agromyces cerinus harbors:
- a CDS encoding HNH endonuclease: MLRKWTRDEQLEIRMDIFRWLDEQLVLGQGELTRSALESYFYQGHQVKLIDRQKGIWNPQTFDSTLSVTTSFNSPYKDQVLEGGLIQYKYRRDQEGGDNKKLVKAFENSVPMPYFHAIRPAVYVPYYPVRIIRNEPAERQVVLSLDEILRFFGDPLKMVGDTRRYAERVARERLHQPLFRAKVMHAYNRACAICSLKHVELLDAAHIIGDNQDDGLAIVTNGISLCKIHHASFDRNLLGITPDYEVRIDRDLLDEVDGPMLRHGLQDMHGRKLVLPKRRAEWPARDRLATRFEKFAASVRWRSRISSTG; encoded by the coding sequence GTGCTTAGGAAGTGGACACGCGACGAGCAACTCGAGATCCGCATGGACATTTTCCGGTGGCTGGACGAACAACTCGTGCTCGGGCAAGGTGAGCTCACGCGGAGCGCCCTCGAGAGTTACTTCTACCAAGGGCACCAGGTCAAGCTCATTGATCGCCAGAAGGGCATTTGGAATCCTCAGACGTTCGACTCGACCCTCTCGGTTACGACCAGTTTCAACTCTCCATATAAGGACCAGGTGCTCGAGGGCGGCTTGATCCAGTACAAGTACCGTCGTGATCAAGAAGGCGGCGACAACAAAAAGCTGGTGAAAGCCTTCGAGAATTCTGTCCCGATGCCGTACTTCCATGCCATTCGCCCTGCGGTTTACGTTCCGTACTATCCCGTACGGATAATTCGAAACGAACCCGCCGAGAGACAAGTGGTGCTCTCTCTCGACGAGATCCTTCGATTCTTCGGCGACCCGCTGAAAATGGTCGGGGACACGCGCCGATATGCCGAACGCGTAGCGCGCGAACGGCTCCATCAGCCTCTCTTCCGCGCGAAGGTCATGCACGCTTACAACCGCGCGTGCGCGATCTGTTCCCTCAAGCACGTTGAGCTTCTCGATGCCGCCCACATCATCGGCGACAACCAGGACGATGGTCTCGCGATAGTCACTAACGGGATCTCGCTCTGCAAGATCCACCACGCTTCCTTCGACCGCAACCTGCTCGGCATCACGCCGGACTACGAGGTGCGGATCGACCGCGACCTGCTCGACGAGGTCGACGGGCCGATGCTGCGGCACGGGCTGCAGGATATGCACGGGCGAAAGCTAGTGCTGCCGAAACGTCGAGCAGAGTGGCCAGCGCGGGATCGGCTCGCGACGCGGTTCGAGAAGTTTGCGGCTAGCGTCAGATGGAGATCAAGGATTTCATCGACTGGGTGA
- a CDS encoding very short patch repair endonuclease, with the protein MRSSPRTRPMADSWATSEGTRRSMLANKRRDTTTELAVRRLLHARGLRYRVDYAPVAELRRRADIVFTRARIAVFLDGCFWHGCPEHATHPKRNAEYWGPKLAANIERDRDTDRRLEEAGWRVLRFWEHEAPSAVADRISTALTTERRD; encoded by the coding sequence ATGCGCTCGAGCCCCCGCACTCGTCCGATGGCTGACTCGTGGGCGACCTCGGAGGGCACCCGCCGGTCGATGCTCGCCAACAAGCGCCGCGACACGACGACCGAACTGGCCGTGCGGCGGTTACTGCACGCCCGCGGGTTGCGCTACCGGGTGGACTACGCGCCAGTTGCGGAGCTACGGCGACGAGCGGACATCGTGTTCACCCGAGCACGCATCGCGGTGTTCCTCGACGGATGCTTCTGGCACGGATGCCCCGAACACGCGACGCACCCGAAACGGAACGCGGAGTACTGGGGACCCAAGCTGGCTGCGAACATCGAACGGGATCGGGACACAGATCGACGGCTCGAGGAAGCGGGTTGGCGGGTACTGCGGTTCTGGGAGCATGAGGCACCGAGTGCGGTCGCAGATCGCATCTCGACAGCGTTGACGACCGAACGGAGAGACTGA
- a CDS encoding MFS transporter has translation MSTPRALRPLRNPAYRWLAAALVSSLVGSGIWLVALVWQIVAIGGGAAELSLVAGASAVGMLLTTLLGGALADRIPQRRILLVVEVVRTASVGFVALLSLTGALAVWQLAAVALVGGIMAGLYYPAYSALLPSVVPEDQLLAANGFEGMARPVLMQAAGPALASALIAVSSPGAALAVAALTGAAAIGFLVKVPDLPVRGEQLGESAGEHGAQGEQAESGSGGTRHPAVALLVDVREGFVYMARTPWLLGTLGFASLLILLIMGPFEVLVPFVIKDSAGGGPQEHALILAAFGIGGAVGSMVVASLKLPRRYLTVMNLLWAFGCLPLAVFGLTDQIWLMALAAFAVGAAFNGGVVIWGTLLQRRVPPAMLGRVSSLDFFVSLAFMPVSMAIAGPAGETVGLPVVFLVAGVAPLVIGVVAIVAARMTRDEIAHPLDVLPVEPVETNPAEPLLVEPAETKPADGAAVAADALAPVGA, from the coding sequence GTGTCGACTCCCCGGGCTCTTCGGCCGCTGCGCAACCCCGCCTACCGCTGGCTCGCGGCGGCCCTCGTGTCATCCCTCGTCGGTTCCGGCATCTGGCTGGTCGCGCTCGTCTGGCAGATCGTGGCGATCGGCGGCGGTGCGGCCGAACTCTCGCTCGTCGCAGGCGCGTCGGCCGTCGGCATGCTGCTGACCACGCTGCTCGGCGGTGCGCTGGCCGACCGCATCCCGCAGCGGAGGATCCTGCTCGTCGTCGAGGTAGTCCGCACCGCGAGCGTCGGCTTCGTCGCGCTGCTGTCGCTCACGGGCGCCCTCGCGGTCTGGCAACTCGCCGCGGTGGCGCTCGTCGGCGGCATCATGGCCGGGCTGTACTACCCGGCCTACTCGGCGCTGCTGCCGAGCGTCGTGCCCGAAGACCAGCTACTCGCCGCCAACGGATTCGAGGGCATGGCCCGGCCCGTGCTTATGCAGGCCGCGGGCCCGGCGCTCGCGAGCGCGCTCATCGCCGTCTCGTCGCCCGGTGCGGCACTCGCGGTCGCCGCGCTGACGGGCGCTGCGGCGATTGGATTCCTCGTGAAGGTGCCCGACCTGCCGGTGCGGGGCGAGCAGCTGGGCGAATCGGCCGGCGAGCACGGCGCACAGGGCGAGCAGGCCGAGTCGGGCAGCGGCGGCACGCGGCATCCGGCTGTCGCATTGCTCGTCGACGTGCGCGAGGGATTCGTCTACATGGCCCGCACGCCCTGGCTGCTCGGCACGCTCGGGTTCGCGTCGCTCCTGATCCTCTTGATCATGGGGCCGTTCGAGGTGCTCGTGCCGTTCGTGATCAAGGATTCCGCTGGCGGCGGCCCGCAGGAGCACGCGCTGATCCTCGCGGCGTTCGGCATCGGCGGCGCGGTCGGCTCGATGGTCGTCGCATCCCTCAAGCTGCCGCGTCGCTACCTGACGGTGATGAACCTGCTGTGGGCATTCGGATGCCTCCCGCTCGCCGTCTTCGGTCTGACCGACCAGATCTGGCTTATGGCCCTCGCGGCGTTCGCCGTCGGTGCGGCCTTCAACGGCGGCGTCGTGATCTGGGGCACGCTGCTGCAGCGCCGGGTGCCGCCGGCCATGCTCGGGCGGGTCTCGAGCCTCGACTTCTTCGTCTCGCTCGCGTTCATGCCCGTGTCGATGGCGATCGCCGGGCCGGCGGGGGAGACGGTCGGGCTGCCCGTGGTGTTCCTGGTAGCGGGGGTCGCGCCGCTCGTGATCGGCGTGGTCGCGATCGTGGCGGCGCGGATGACGCGCGATGAGATCGCGCATCCGCTCGATGTGCTGCCGGTTGAGCCTGTCGAAACCAACCCTGCCGAACCCCTGCTGGTTGAGCCTGCTGAAACCAAGCCTGCCGATGGTGCGGCTGTCGCCGCCGATGCCCTCGCCCCAGTCGGCGCCTGA
- a CDS encoding pyridoxamine 5'-phosphate oxidase family protein, with protein sequence MQSDAALTPESPPEMARRLVEQNTYLTLATSDADGRPWASPVWFAPRGISEFTWVSRTGRRHSHNIAARAEVALVIFDSTAPVGRAEAVYVDAIAQQVDEADLAAALAVYSGRSVERGLPAWDAAAVTGDAPHRLYVARATEVFVLDETEGRVSVPVE encoded by the coding sequence ATGCAGAGTGACGCGGCACTGACCCCTGAATCGCCGCCAGAGATGGCGCGGCGCCTGGTCGAGCAGAACACCTACCTCACCCTCGCGACCAGCGACGCCGACGGGCGCCCGTGGGCGAGCCCGGTCTGGTTCGCGCCGCGCGGCATCTCGGAGTTCACCTGGGTCTCGCGCACCGGTCGGCGCCACTCGCACAACATCGCAGCGCGTGCCGAGGTGGCGCTCGTCATCTTCGACTCGACGGCACCGGTAGGCCGGGCCGAAGCCGTCTACGTCGATGCGATCGCGCAGCAGGTCGACGAGGCCGACCTCGCCGCGGCGCTCGCGGTCTACAGCGGGCGCTCGGTGGAGCGAGGGCTCCCGGCATGGGATGCAGCGGCGGTCACCGGTGATGCACCGCACCGCCTGTACGTGGCGCGCGCCACCGAGGTGTTCGTGCTCGACGAGACGGAGGGGCGGGTCAGCGTTCCGGTGGAGTGA
- a CDS encoding DEAD/DEAH box helicase, whose amino-acid sequence MNRDELRHFRNTRDDLAAWCALADAVSTHREAVAREAQLTADALRSRIVEATLQGAQRCAVLTLRASDIGLLEALTRFVALPTMSDEERMWIDRLRLDVPPSLRAAKTVTGLRRSFSGERAKKAGQDAAHHLDAFHAWGHQVGLPAVLSRVDDRDRKHQAPSIAEALSDGVGLREVLLTRGTPASVPPQAFASLRTAIAGIDSAIQREQTLRRKALDAGVALRRTEADRLIAEMPVERIKEATRERVRVAPLADAGIRTVRDVFLAGDRLQHLPGIGVTTATRIRGAAQTIWEATLEEVPVRINPAERTAEASALIRSIAEWDVSRTTMKAADDLARAEGLRRLAGVLDAGVESVVVIENEAGSAQLLESVDAVVRRAHMIAGAYRAATLDPWTDFTARPADYFAMMSDLGFLLENEESVAGDLPHEIVEAVRAVELDTGLLTASLRGYQSFGARFALVQKKVIIGDEMGLGKTVEALAVVCHLQAKGARYHLVICPAAVVSNWVREIESKSMVPAHRLHGSGRETAARSWIARGGIAVTTFESLAWLEHRLASIEELASVVIDEAHYIKNPGAQRSRRSAAIVGRATRAILLTGTPLENRVDEFRTLVDYVRPDLTVDAEGLRPRLFRQQVAPAYLRRRQEDVLTELPELVEVEEWLTMSDADELSYRSAVFARNFQAMRQAAMVRGPESTKVQRLLDIVAEAEENGRKVIVFSNFREVLQQVAGALPGVVFGPLTGSVPAAKRQMMVDEFSQSGDGAVLVSQIIAGGVGLNIQAASVVVICEPQLKPTIEWQAIARARRMGQLNSVQVHRLLSDEGVDVRVMQILEKKTAIFDDFAAVSDSAQSAPEAVDVSELELVKEVVEEERRRLFPDRSHESETVVA is encoded by the coding sequence TTGAACCGTGACGAACTCCGACACTTCCGGAACACACGCGACGATCTGGCGGCATGGTGCGCACTCGCCGATGCGGTATCCACGCATCGTGAAGCCGTTGCGCGCGAAGCGCAGCTGACTGCCGATGCCCTGCGTTCGCGCATTGTGGAGGCTACTCTTCAGGGTGCCCAGCGATGCGCAGTGCTCACGCTCCGCGCGAGCGACATCGGGCTGCTCGAGGCCCTGACGAGGTTCGTCGCCCTTCCGACCATGTCCGACGAGGAGCGAATGTGGATCGACCGTCTTCGATTGGACGTGCCTCCGTCGCTCCGTGCCGCCAAGACGGTGACGGGTCTCCGACGATCCTTCTCAGGTGAACGGGCGAAGAAGGCGGGCCAGGACGCCGCCCATCATCTGGATGCGTTCCACGCGTGGGGCCACCAGGTGGGGCTGCCTGCAGTACTGTCACGTGTCGACGATCGCGACCGGAAACATCAGGCGCCGAGCATCGCGGAGGCACTTTCCGATGGCGTTGGACTCCGCGAGGTTCTGCTCACGCGCGGGACGCCGGCTTCGGTACCACCGCAAGCGTTCGCGTCACTTCGCACCGCCATCGCAGGGATCGATTCGGCAATCCAGCGCGAGCAGACGCTGCGCCGAAAGGCATTGGACGCCGGGGTTGCTCTGCGTCGCACCGAAGCGGACCGGTTGATCGCAGAGATGCCGGTCGAGAGGATCAAGGAGGCCACACGCGAGCGGGTGCGGGTTGCTCCACTCGCCGACGCCGGCATTCGCACCGTTCGAGATGTGTTCCTCGCGGGCGATCGATTGCAGCATCTCCCGGGGATCGGTGTGACCACGGCGACCCGTATCCGCGGCGCCGCTCAGACGATCTGGGAAGCGACGCTCGAGGAGGTTCCGGTCCGGATCAATCCTGCCGAACGGACAGCGGAGGCATCCGCACTCATACGCTCGATCGCGGAATGGGACGTCTCGAGGACGACGATGAAGGCGGCCGACGACCTTGCCCGTGCCGAGGGCCTGCGACGGCTCGCGGGTGTCCTCGATGCGGGTGTCGAGTCCGTCGTTGTGATCGAGAACGAAGCCGGATCGGCGCAGCTACTCGAATCGGTCGACGCCGTCGTACGCCGCGCGCACATGATCGCCGGTGCATACCGGGCGGCGACGCTCGACCCGTGGACCGACTTCACCGCACGCCCCGCAGACTACTTCGCGATGATGTCCGACCTTGGTTTCCTCCTTGAAAACGAGGAATCGGTCGCGGGCGATCTGCCCCACGAGATTGTAGAAGCCGTACGTGCCGTCGAACTCGACACCGGCCTGCTCACGGCTTCGCTTCGCGGCTATCAGAGCTTCGGCGCCCGGTTCGCGCTCGTGCAGAAGAAGGTCATCATCGGCGACGAGATGGGTCTCGGGAAGACCGTCGAGGCTCTCGCGGTGGTGTGCCACTTGCAGGCGAAGGGTGCCCGGTATCATCTCGTGATCTGCCCTGCCGCAGTCGTATCGAACTGGGTACGCGAGATCGAATCGAAATCCATGGTGCCCGCCCATCGACTTCATGGCTCGGGGCGGGAGACCGCTGCCCGGAGTTGGATCGCACGGGGTGGCATCGCCGTGACGACCTTCGAATCACTTGCATGGCTCGAGCACAGGCTGGCTTCGATCGAGGAGCTCGCCAGCGTCGTCATCGATGAGGCGCACTACATCAAGAATCCCGGTGCTCAGCGATCGCGGCGTTCGGCGGCAATCGTCGGCAGGGCGACGCGGGCGATACTGCTGACGGGCACGCCGCTCGAGAATCGCGTCGATGAGTTCCGCACCCTCGTCGACTACGTGCGACCGGATCTGACCGTGGACGCGGAGGGACTCCGTCCACGACTATTCCGGCAGCAGGTGGCGCCCGCGTACCTCCGTCGCAGACAGGAAGACGTGCTCACGGAGCTTCCCGAACTCGTCGAGGTCGAGGAGTGGCTGACGATGTCGGACGCGGATGAACTCAGCTATCGAAGCGCGGTCTTCGCACGCAATTTCCAAGCGATGCGGCAAGCGGCCATGGTCAGGGGGCCCGAGTCCACCAAGGTGCAGCGACTGCTCGACATCGTCGCGGAAGCCGAAGAGAACGGGCGCAAGGTCATCGTGTTCTCGAACTTCCGCGAGGTGCTCCAACAGGTCGCCGGAGCCTTGCCAGGTGTCGTCTTCGGGCCGCTGACAGGATCCGTGCCTGCGGCGAAGCGCCAGATGATGGTCGACGAGTTCTCGCAGTCGGGTGATGGGGCGGTATTGGTGTCACAGATCATCGCTGGCGGAGTGGGTCTCAACATCCAGGCCGCCTCTGTGGTCGTGATCTGCGAACCGCAGCTCAAGCCGACCATCGAATGGCAGGCGATCGCACGCGCGCGGCGCATGGGGCAGCTGAACTCCGTGCAGGTGCACCGTTTGCTCTCGGACGAAGGCGTCGACGTGCGCGTTATGCAGATCCTCGAGAAGAAGACGGCGATCTTCGATGACTTCGCGGCGGTCAGCGATTCGGCGCAGAGCGCGCCCGAAGCGGTCGACGTCTCCGAGCTGGAGTTGGTGAAGGAGGTCGTTGAGGAGGAGCGCCGGCGGCTGTTCCCCGATCGATCTCACGAGAGCGAGACGGTCGTCGCGTAG
- a CDS encoding DUF1998 domain-containing protein, whose amino-acid sequence MTENERTDASAGPAAVADAVGDSDAAVGAEAAVAAVGIAGDVADPFLETSIKPKNRARVGSIRPSAMLYTSGIGSSVDLPHIAVMPQGIDAWDNAYARMGGEPSLVLVPRLIEAVRRQLGSQVGELRQPPWLPDVLGGDTTPIGIPTRVFPQWLRCTGCDLLAPVSANVFEFENTRKHRPDMARFFHRKCKGRFKGPSKGFDRVAVPARYLIACTNGHLDEFPYNEWIHGADGNRKECVANPQKRMREWRSNLGPQVSIVCVQCDASRNIAELTRAGGEASLPNCRGRHPHLPSFASASDPCKGEVRLMLLGAANQWFPATISVLVLPSRKEPKPADTVDEVMGLPPALVAKLTSLASVQSWREFASEHMTSKFAGITDDDLWQAIQVAKGELPPLVPAAAGPVGYDPNHLLVPEWQTLTHPDEFLAEDQRNGFKVHPVPVAASLGDALLEVIAVDRIRKANAFIGFTRIDAFDRVGDDAARIAPIALSGKPKWVPATEDRGEGVFIRLSEPMVAAWEESVLHSDVWAAHVAAHERNLARRQSRTTAELDPDERMPPPRYWALHTLSHLLIREMAMSSGYGSASLSERIYAWRETDDRAPAAGILITTTSPDSEGTLGGLVDLARTERLEEVVLEALHRAQRCSSDPICAHRVPKDQEDFLHGAACHFCGFLSETSCERANRFLDRRFVLDLNAGSQGLAPLLTGVDLGALESQ is encoded by the coding sequence GTGACCGAGAACGAGCGCACCGACGCATCCGCTGGCCCCGCTGCCGTCGCCGATGCCGTTGGGGACTCCGATGCTGCCGTCGGTGCCGAGGCCGCGGTCGCGGCGGTCGGCATCGCAGGCGATGTCGCCGACCCGTTCCTCGAGACTTCGATCAAGCCGAAGAACCGGGCCCGCGTCGGCTCGATCCGACCGAGCGCGATGCTCTACACCTCGGGCATCGGTTCCTCCGTCGACCTGCCGCACATCGCCGTCATGCCGCAGGGCATCGATGCGTGGGACAACGCCTACGCACGCATGGGCGGCGAACCCTCGCTCGTGTTGGTGCCGCGCCTCATCGAGGCCGTGCGCCGTCAGCTCGGGTCGCAGGTCGGCGAGCTGCGGCAGCCCCCCTGGCTGCCCGATGTTCTGGGCGGCGACACCACCCCGATCGGCATTCCGACGCGCGTGTTCCCCCAATGGCTGCGCTGCACCGGATGCGACCTGCTCGCCCCCGTTTCGGCGAACGTGTTCGAGTTCGAGAACACCCGCAAGCATCGGCCCGACATGGCGCGGTTCTTCCACCGAAAATGCAAGGGACGGTTCAAGGGACCGAGCAAAGGGTTCGACCGTGTCGCGGTGCCCGCCCGATATCTCATCGCGTGCACGAACGGCCACCTCGACGAATTCCCCTACAACGAGTGGATCCATGGGGCCGACGGCAACCGCAAGGAGTGCGTCGCCAATCCGCAGAAGAGGATGCGCGAATGGCGCTCGAACCTCGGGCCGCAGGTGTCGATCGTCTGCGTGCAGTGCGACGCCTCGCGCAACATCGCCGAGCTCACCCGCGCCGGCGGAGAGGCCTCGCTGCCGAATTGCCGTGGTCGCCACCCGCATCTGCCATCGTTCGCCTCTGCGAGCGACCCGTGCAAAGGCGAAGTGCGGCTGATGCTGCTCGGCGCGGCGAACCAGTGGTTCCCAGCGACGATCAGTGTGCTCGTGCTGCCGTCGCGCAAGGAACCGAAGCCGGCCGACACCGTCGATGAGGTGATGGGACTTCCGCCCGCCCTGGTCGCCAAGCTGACGTCGCTCGCCTCGGTGCAGTCGTGGCGCGAGTTCGCCTCCGAGCACATGACGTCGAAGTTCGCCGGAATCACCGATGACGACCTCTGGCAGGCGATCCAGGTCGCCAAGGGCGAGCTGCCGCCGCTCGTGCCTGCCGCTGCCGGGCCGGTCGGCTACGACCCGAACCACCTGCTCGTGCCCGAGTGGCAGACACTGACGCACCCCGACGAGTTCCTCGCGGAAGACCAGCGCAACGGGTTCAAGGTGCACCCGGTGCCGGTCGCCGCATCGTTGGGCGACGCGCTGCTCGAGGTCATCGCCGTCGACCGCATCCGCAAGGCCAACGCATTCATCGGGTTCACCAGGATCGACGCGTTCGACCGCGTCGGCGACGACGCGGCGCGCATCGCCCCGATCGCGCTGTCGGGCAAACCCAAGTGGGTGCCGGCGACCGAAGACCGCGGCGAAGGCGTGTTCATCCGACTCTCCGAGCCGATGGTCGCCGCATGGGAGGAATCCGTACTGCACTCGGATGTGTGGGCCGCACACGTCGCCGCGCACGAGCGCAACCTCGCCCGACGGCAGAGCCGCACCACCGCGGAGCTCGACCCCGACGAACGGATGCCACCGCCCCGATACTGGGCACTCCACACCCTCTCGCACCTGCTCATCCGCGAGATGGCGATGTCGAGCGGCTACGGATCGGCGTCGCTCTCGGAGCGGATCTACGCCTGGCGCGAGACCGACGATCGGGCGCCCGCCGCCGGCATCCTGATCACGACCACGTCGCCCGACAGCGAGGGTACCCTCGGCGGCCTCGTCGACCTCGCCCGCACCGAGCGGCTCGAGGAAGTCGTGCTCGAGGCGCTGCACCGCGCCCAGCGCTGCTCATCGGACCCGATCTGCGCGCACCGCGTTCCGAAGGATCAAGAGGACTTCCTGCACGGAGCTGCCTGCCACTTCTGCGGATTCCTCTCGGAGACGTCGTGCGAACGAGCCAACCGGTTCCTCGATCGCCGCTTCGTGCTCGACCTCAACGCGGGATCGCAGGGACTCGCGCCCCTGCTGACCGGCGTCGATCTCGGGGCGCTGGAGTCGCAGTGA
- the drmC gene encoding DISARM system phospholipase D-like protein DrmC, which translates to MTTPIEQLARVVSPSLALKVASSLEIDGSLAKAASTLPPPPSSARNLLGECFALLGPDHLAAVLRGFSVAAAGNRTDLRAVWSGPTFVGDGDHTTAAVAHLIDEATQDVFASTYSASPNSAYLKALWRAVARGVKTTLLVDPKMNRGETAAWLQQKLVGAKFLGFQPGPNGGIQHSKVVIVDSRVAFITSANLSEAAHEKNLEAGVLIRDPGFASVIRQRFSSLYNEGHLYALEPPHSSDG; encoded by the coding sequence GTGACAACGCCGATCGAGCAACTCGCGAGAGTCGTGTCGCCCTCGCTCGCGTTGAAGGTCGCGTCGAGTCTCGAGATCGACGGCAGCCTCGCCAAGGCGGCATCGACGTTGCCTCCGCCGCCGAGCTCTGCGCGGAATCTGCTCGGCGAGTGCTTCGCGCTCCTCGGACCCGACCACCTGGCGGCGGTGCTTCGAGGATTCTCGGTAGCAGCTGCCGGGAACAGAACCGACCTGCGTGCCGTGTGGAGCGGACCGACGTTCGTCGGGGACGGGGACCACACGACCGCCGCCGTGGCGCACCTGATCGACGAGGCCACTCAGGATGTATTCGCGTCGACGTACTCGGCGAGCCCGAACTCCGCGTATCTGAAAGCGCTGTGGCGTGCCGTCGCCCGCGGAGTCAAGACCACACTGCTCGTGGACCCGAAGATGAACCGTGGAGAGACCGCTGCGTGGCTGCAGCAGAAACTCGTCGGCGCAAAGTTCCTCGGGTTCCAACCCGGTCCCAACGGAGGCATCCAGCATTCCAAGGTCGTCATCGTCGACTCGCGGGTCGCCTTCATCACCAGCGCGAATCTCTCCGAGGCGGCGCACGAGAAGAACCTCGAAGCCGGGGTACTCATTCGCGACCCTGGATTCGCCTCCGTGATTCGACAGCGGTTCTCGTCGCTCTACAACGAGGGCCACCTGTATGCGCTCGAGCCCCCGCACTCGTCCGATGGCTGA